The following are encoded together in the Acidobacteriota bacterium genome:
- a CDS encoding carboxypeptidase-like regulatory domain-containing protein, with amino-acid sequence MRMRITALILAVVASMGPMSAQDGSAMSDGQMQLLCIDEDRRAQPLAPITTSRSTEIWSGPNLLAGDRDPTHCWAWNDTCPPHRVVPGEDPAGACRTNPSGTARLSIRVLSPEVGNGPSDGGTGLPDGIEIIAAPAEMWRDAPIALLPTWASDSGVLSLPRGAEPWRLQARAEGRLSRLRDVSPEEEAVELALMLAGGVSVQVTADRAPLAGARLSLVRPGRFADRRAPELLGFEVTNSTGKGNLAMTKAERPLVVVSSPARAAQAFQSYTDVPPVIELDPGYAVTGVAVNATRDPVAGARLLGLSWIPNGGGLMQRHTGETGADGRFRLAGFSPGTALLRTEGGSLAYSRQLDLQDSVDLGSVVLASPENVWLTIVNRDSRLPVRGATVQPAGGEWAAAGEDGTARVSLVLGRSLLVNAKGYLLASVELPEGTGRTVAEPFVVELEPAFTVEGTYVAANGLTPAADGRFVARRETDNMSRHRPLAADGSFSIDLPAGAYSLEFSAGNAGSRRLGVSGLSGEVRDLGIVVASASAWVSGHVLTPEYAPAADASVFRVRSSEMGPLMAWALGNVDRVTTNAEGYFELFGLDGGVSTLRVEAEGFAPMEFEVEAQAFEWVDAGIVELSRGRGVRVRSDVDRGEVIVDTGLVGNPWQFIRAALVDGEALIEGVPDGAFLLQVLEDGVPVCERDEQDETGGVSIRCDRSTIAVTGRVTIDEQPGDGVLLWQQKGRAALPEGGLITRGGPLPRTQAVSNRPQERQAMLNNEGRYRIEAVLPGDWEVIWMPLSGGQQDVRQVEVPDGPEGDVVLNLDYGGVSVVGIATSADGAPATHATVDVFPGRRAVVADEAGRFQITGLVPGTYQLRARLRDLRSRLVDVELRTGRREVVDLVLVDEPPRDEIAIYVEGGGAGFCFVKADTGVSHVARITGGEARQKLSPPLSDRLQVACRTGGHWVLGDWQELRQALEEGVALDPTESTAMLVLTGVAPGEPIEITGPGGWNLGALRLWFGGARTFQVGETISNLPVGNYTVRWGNRSRVVSVERGRVTEVEVSA; translated from the coding sequence ATGCGTATGCGCATAACGGCCCTGATCCTGGCGGTCGTTGCAAGCATGGGACCGATGTCCGCTCAGGACGGGTCGGCAATGAGCGATGGCCAGATGCAGCTTCTCTGCATCGACGAGGATCGCCGCGCGCAGCCCTTGGCACCGATCACGACCAGCCGATCGACCGAGATCTGGAGCGGCCCGAACCTGCTTGCCGGAGATCGTGACCCCACGCATTGCTGGGCGTGGAATGACACGTGCCCTCCTCATCGGGTTGTTCCCGGTGAGGATCCCGCCGGTGCATGCAGGACGAACCCGTCTGGCACCGCCCGGCTGTCGATTCGGGTGTTGTCTCCGGAGGTAGGCAACGGTCCGTCCGATGGCGGCACCGGGCTGCCTGACGGGATCGAGATCATCGCGGCGCCGGCGGAGATGTGGCGGGACGCGCCGATCGCCCTGCTACCGACCTGGGCCAGCGACTCCGGCGTGCTCAGCCTGCCCCGCGGCGCAGAGCCGTGGAGATTGCAGGCTCGCGCCGAAGGCAGACTCTCCCGCTTGCGTGACGTGTCGCCGGAAGAGGAAGCGGTCGAACTGGCGCTGATGCTTGCGGGCGGAGTTTCCGTCCAGGTCACAGCGGACCGCGCGCCCCTTGCCGGCGCGCGTCTCTCCCTGGTGCGGCCCGGCCGATTCGCCGACAGGCGGGCGCCCGAGCTCCTGGGCTTCGAGGTCACGAACAGCACGGGCAAAGGCAACCTGGCGATGACGAAAGCCGAACGTCCGCTAGTGGTCGTCAGCAGTCCCGCACGCGCGGCGCAGGCCTTTCAGAGCTACACGGACGTGCCGCCCGTCATCGAACTGGACCCCGGCTACGCAGTGACCGGTGTGGCCGTGAACGCCACGCGTGACCCCGTCGCGGGAGCGAGGTTGCTGGGCCTCTCCTGGATTCCGAACGGCGGCGGTCTGATGCAGCGCCACACGGGAGAGACCGGAGCCGACGGCCGCTTCCGCCTCGCGGGGTTCTCGCCGGGAACCGCGCTCCTCCGCACCGAAGGCGGAAGTCTGGCCTACTCCCGGCAGTTGGACCTTCAGGACTCGGTCGACCTCGGCTCGGTTGTGCTCGCTTCGCCCGAGAATGTATGGCTGACGATCGTCAACCGGGACAGCAGGTTGCCCGTCCGCGGCGCCACCGTCCAGCCGGCGGGAGGCGAGTGGGCCGCCGCCGGCGAAGATGGCACGGCCCGGGTGAGCCTGGTCCTCGGGCGGAGCCTGCTGGTCAACGCCAAAGGCTACCTCTTGGCCAGCGTCGAGTTGCCCGAGGGGACGGGACGAACGGTCGCGGAGCCCTTCGTCGTTGAACTTGAACCGGCGTTCACCGTGGAGGGCACCTATGTCGCGGCCAACGGGCTCACTCCCGCGGCCGATGGCCGGTTCGTAGCTCGGCGCGAAACCGACAACATGAGCCGGCACCGGCCACTCGCCGCGGACGGTTCGTTCTCGATCGATCTTCCCGCCGGCGCGTACTCGCTGGAGTTCTCTGCCGGCAACGCCGGATCGCGGCGCCTCGGTGTCAGCGGACTGTCAGGAGAGGTTCGGGATCTGGGAATCGTCGTAGCCTCGGCTTCGGCCTGGGTTTCGGGCCATGTCCTGACTCCGGAGTACGCACCTGCGGCAGACGCATCGGTGTTCCGCGTACGTTCGTCCGAGATGGGACCGCTGATGGCGTGGGCGCTTGGCAACGTCGACCGCGTGACCACCAACGCTGAGGGCTACTTCGAACTGTTCGGTCTGGACGGCGGCGTCTCTACACTCCGGGTGGAGGCAGAAGGATTCGCGCCCATGGAGTTCGAAGTAGAGGCGCAAGCGTTTGAATGGGTCGACGCGGGGATCGTGGAGCTCTCACGAGGACGCGGCGTCCGCGTTCGATCCGACGTAGACCGGGGCGAGGTCATCGTCGACACGGGGCTCGTGGGGAATCCGTGGCAGTTCATTCGAGCCGCTCTCGTCGATGGCGAGGCCTTGATCGAAGGGGTACCGGACGGTGCCTTCCTCCTGCAAGTCCTCGAGGACGGAGTGCCAGTGTGCGAAAGGGACGAGCAGGACGAGACTGGCGGCGTTTCGATTCGTTGCGACCGAAGCACGATTGCCGTCACGGGCCGAGTGACCATCGACGAACAGCCGGGAGACGGCGTGTTGCTCTGGCAACAGAAGGGGCGGGCGGCTCTTCCTGAAGGCGGTCTCATCACCCGTGGAGGCCCGTTGCCGAGGACGCAGGCGGTGTCGAACCGGCCGCAGGAACGGCAGGCCATGCTGAACAACGAGGGCCGCTACCGGATCGAGGCCGTGCTCCCCGGCGACTGGGAAGTGATCTGGATGCCTCTGTCCGGTGGACAACAGGATGTCAGACAGGTCGAAGTCCCGGATGGCCCGGAAGGCGACGTGGTGCTGAATCTCGACTACGGTGGCGTTTCCGTGGTCGGAATCGCAACGTCAGCCGACGGCGCGCCGGCCACGCACGCGACCGTGGATGTCTTTCCCGGCCGACGAGCCGTGGTCGCGGACGAAGCCGGGCGCTTCCAGATCACGGGCCTGGTTCCGGGTACCTACCAGTTACGTGCACGGCTGCGGGATCTGCGCTCCCGACTCGTCGACGTCGAGTTGCGGACTGGCCGCCGCGAAGTGGTGGACCTCGTCCTTGTCGACGAGCCGCCGCGCGACGAGATCGCGATCTACGTTGAAGGAGGCGGCGCCGGCTTCTGTTTCGTCAAGGCCGACACGGGCGTATCTCACGTTGCGCGGATCACCGGCGGCGAGGCAAGGCAGAAACTCTCGCCGCCGCTCTCGGACCGATTGCAGGTCGCCTGCCGGACAGGCGGGCATTGGGTCCTGGGCGATTGGCAGGAGCTCCGGCAGGCGCTCGAGGAAGGAGTGGCGTTGGATCCCACCGAATCGACGGCCATGCTCGTCCTCACCGGCGTCGCGCCGGGAGAACCGATAGAGATCACCGGTCCCGGCGGTTGGAACCTGGGTGCTCTCCGTCTCTGGTTCGGTGGAGCACGCACCTTTCAGGTCGGCGAGACCATCTCGAACCTCCCGGTTGGGAACTACACCGTGCGCTGGGGCAATCGCTCACGAGTCGTGAGCGTCGAACGCGGACGCGTGACCGAAGTGGAGGTCAGTGCCTGA